One region of Streptomyces sp. NBC_00442 genomic DNA includes:
- a CDS encoding PH-like domain-containing protein, with product MTYASLIDLAAAEKSAEVTNWGGRIGWLVGLALFVALVYWLMRQGWQWRRRLQADLPELPTAPEARGEAKLELSGRYHGSTTAGQWLDRIVAHGLGVRSKAELTLTEAGLDVVRPGANDFFVPAAQLREARLDKGIAGKVLTEGGLLIVTWSHGDRLIDSGFRSDRAEQHPAWVEAINSMTETSEPSTTTTEGAAR from the coding sequence GTGACGTACGCATCACTGATCGATCTGGCCGCCGCGGAGAAGTCCGCCGAGGTGACCAACTGGGGCGGACGCATCGGCTGGCTCGTCGGGCTCGCGCTCTTCGTGGCGCTCGTCTACTGGCTGATGCGCCAGGGCTGGCAGTGGCGCCGCCGCCTCCAGGCCGACCTGCCCGAGCTCCCCACCGCGCCCGAAGCGCGGGGCGAGGCGAAACTGGAGCTGAGCGGCCGCTACCACGGCTCCACCACCGCGGGGCAGTGGCTCGACCGCATCGTGGCGCACGGCCTGGGCGTCCGCAGCAAGGCCGAGCTCACGCTCACGGAAGCGGGCCTCGACGTCGTACGCCCCGGGGCGAACGACTTCTTCGTCCCGGCCGCCCAGCTCCGCGAAGCCCGGCTCGACAAGGGAATCGCGGGCAAGGTCCTCACCGAGGGCGGCCTGCTGATCGTCACCTGGAGCCACGGCGACCGGCTCATCGACTCCGGCTTCCGCTCGGACCGGGCCGAACAGCACCCGGCCTGGGTCGAAGCGATCAACTCCATGACCGAGACCTCTGAACCATCCACCACCACGACGGAAGGCGCCGCACGATGA
- the carA gene encoding glutamine-hydrolyzing carbamoyl-phosphate synthase small subunit, which yields MTTSTRGAAKTPAVLVLEDGRIFRGRAYGAVGETFGEAVFSTGMTGYQETLTDPSYHRQVVVMTAPHVGNTGVNDEDPESQRIWVAGYVVRDPARMPSNWRSRRSLDDELVKQGIVGISGVDTRALTRHLRERGAMRVGIFSGEGLADDAALLARVKEAPQMAGADLAAEVATKEAYVVPAIGPDGEAVPVGTAKFTVAAVDLGIKGMTPHRMAERGIEVHVLPATATADDVYAVNPDGVFFSNGPGDPSTADGPVAVMRAVLERRTPLFGICFGNQILGRALGFGTYKLKYGHRGINQPVQDRTTGKVEVTAHNHGFAVDAPLDKVSETPYGRAEVSHVCLNDQVVEGLQLLDQPAFSVQYHPEAAAGPHDAAYLFDRFVELMEGQRA from the coding sequence ATGACGACCTCCACCCGGGGAGCCGCAAAGACTCCCGCCGTACTCGTCCTGGAGGACGGCCGCATCTTCCGCGGCCGCGCCTACGGGGCCGTGGGGGAGACCTTCGGTGAGGCCGTGTTCTCCACCGGCATGACCGGCTACCAGGAGACCCTCACCGACCCGTCGTACCACCGCCAGGTCGTCGTGATGACCGCCCCGCACGTCGGCAACACCGGCGTGAACGACGAGGACCCCGAGTCCCAGCGGATCTGGGTGGCCGGCTACGTCGTGCGCGACCCCGCCCGCATGCCGTCCAACTGGCGCTCGCGCCGCTCCCTGGACGACGAACTCGTCAAGCAGGGCATCGTCGGGATCTCGGGCGTCGACACCCGCGCCCTCACCCGCCACCTGCGCGAACGCGGCGCCATGCGCGTCGGCATCTTCTCCGGCGAGGGCCTCGCGGACGACGCGGCGCTGCTCGCCCGCGTGAAGGAAGCCCCGCAGATGGCAGGAGCCGACCTCGCCGCCGAGGTCGCCACCAAGGAGGCGTACGTCGTCCCCGCCATCGGCCCCGACGGCGAAGCCGTCCCGGTCGGCACTGCGAAGTTCACCGTCGCCGCCGTGGACCTCGGCATCAAGGGCATGACCCCGCACCGCATGGCCGAGCGCGGCATCGAGGTGCACGTGCTGCCCGCGACCGCCACCGCCGACGATGTGTACGCCGTCAACCCCGACGGTGTGTTCTTCTCCAACGGCCCGGGTGACCCGTCCACCGCCGACGGACCCGTCGCCGTGATGCGGGCGGTTCTGGAGCGCAGGACTCCGCTCTTCGGCATCTGCTTCGGCAACCAGATCCTCGGCAGGGCCCTCGGCTTCGGCACCTACAAGCTGAAGTACGGCCACCGCGGCATCAACCAGCCGGTGCAGGACCGCACCACCGGCAAGGTCGAGGTCACCGCGCACAACCACGGCTTCGCCGTCGACGCGCCCCTCGACAAGGTCTCCGAAACGCCCTACGGGCGCGCCGAGGTCTCCCACGTCTGTCTGAACGACCAGGTCGTCGAAGGACTCCAGCTGCTCGACCAGCCGGCCTTCAGCGTCCAGTACCACCCCGAAGCCGCCGCGGGACCGCACGACGCCGCGTACCTCTTCGACCGCTTCGTAGAGCTCATGGAGGGCCAGCGTGCCTAA